In Aestuariibaculum lutulentum, one DNA window encodes the following:
- a CDS encoding putative porin, translating into MGITKTALSKKALRMRKTSNSIEAHKHRFLIKVTVVCFLLFQFPAVLAQKKPSRISRELGIAEVKDSTKQSPKDLAKITDYLIISHDNDTTYVDTTLTIKKEYKFNYLRKDDFEVMPFSNMGQTYNSLTYNFQNTKLMPSFGALGKHFNYMEVEDIYYYRVPTPLTELFFKTAFEQGQLADSFFSINTSPQLNFSIAYKGLRSLGKYQHILASTGNFRFTTNYQTKNRRYVAKAHIVTQDIYNQENAGIRDDNVEYFETGEEDHLDRSIFEVNFENAETMLKGKRFYLDHSYNIVQKNDSLDKNHLSLGHVLSFEDKYNEYSQSANSDYFGEAFVISGLKDRNTLESFYNQLHLNYSNNIIGDLQFNISNTNYNYGYDKLVVLNGQTITNRLKGDVFAAGGKYHKQYKGFDLSGELGLNVSGDFDGNYIKGAASFKLNDDVFASASLNHSSKAPNFNTLLYQSDYINYNWQNSFSNTETQQLAFQLKYKELANVSVDYSTITDYVYFAQDDAILQVRPFQYGGTINYLRVKFENEFRLGKFALNNTILYQNENSDGVMNVPDLTTRNTLYFSSHMFDKALFMQTGVTLKYFTKYYMNAYNPLLAEFYVQNSTEYGDFPMLDFFINLKIRQTRIFAKAEHFNSAFTGYNYYSAPNNPYRDFTVRFGVVWNFFL; encoded by the coding sequence ATGGGTATAACAAAAACAGCGTTAAGTAAAAAAGCGTTGCGTATGCGAAAAACATCTAACAGTATAGAAGCACATAAACATAGATTTTTAATTAAAGTAACTGTTGTATGCTTTTTGTTATTTCAGTTTCCAGCTGTATTGGCTCAGAAAAAACCAAGTAGAATAAGTCGGGAACTTGGTATAGCAGAGGTTAAAGATTCTACAAAGCAATCACCAAAAGATTTAGCTAAAATAACCGACTACCTGATTATATCTCATGATAACGATACGACCTATGTCGACACGACGTTGACGATAAAAAAGGAATACAAGTTTAATTATTTACGTAAAGATGATTTTGAGGTTATGCCTTTTTCAAACATGGGCCAAACCTATAATAGCCTGACGTATAATTTTCAGAATACGAAACTCATGCCTAGTTTTGGTGCTTTGGGTAAGCACTTCAACTATATGGAAGTTGAAGATATTTACTATTACCGTGTACCAACACCGCTTACAGAACTATTTTTTAAAACGGCTTTCGAACAAGGGCAGTTGGCAGATTCTTTTTTTTCGATAAATACGTCGCCGCAACTTAATTTCTCAATAGCATATAAAGGGTTGCGTTCGCTTGGAAAGTATCAGCATATTTTAGCAAGTACAGGTAATTTTAGATTTACCACCAATTACCAAACAAAAAACAGAAGGTATGTAGCGAAAGCGCATATTGTTACGCAGGATATTTATAATCAGGAAAACGCAGGTATTCGCGATGATAATGTGGAATATTTTGAAACTGGAGAAGAAGATCATTTAGACCGTTCTATTTTCGAAGTGAATTTTGAAAATGCTGAAACGATGCTAAAAGGGAAGCGTTTTTACTTAGACCATTCATATAATATTGTTCAGAAAAACGATTCATTAGATAAAAACCATTTAAGCTTAGGGCATGTATTATCATTTGAAGATAAATATAATGAATACAGTCAATCAGCAAACAGTGATTATTTTGGAGAAGCCTTTGTAATTAGTGGTTTAAAGGATCGAAATACTTTAGAGAGTTTTTATAATCAATTACATTTAAATTATAGTAACAATATAATAGGTGATTTACAATTCAACATCAGTAACACCAATTATAATTATGGGTACGATAAATTAGTTGTGTTAAATGGCCAGACTATAACTAATAGATTAAAAGGTGATGTGTTTGCAGCGGGAGGCAAGTATCATAAACAATATAAAGGATTCGATTTGTCCGGTGAATTAGGATTAAACGTTTCCGGAGATTTCGATGGTAACTATATTAAAGGTGCGGCTTCATTTAAATTAAATGACGATGTGTTTGCCAGTGCAAGCCTAAACCATAGTTCAAAGGCACCTAACTTTAATACCTTATTATATCAAAGTGATTATATTAATTACAACTGGCAAAACAGTTTTAGTAATACCGAAACCCAGCAACTGGCGTTTCAGTTAAAATATAAAGAACTGGCAAATGTTAGTGTCGACTATTCTACCATTACCGATTATGTGTATTTTGCTCAAGACGATGCGATACTTCAGGTGCGTCCGTTTCAGTATGGAGGAACCATTAATTATTTGCGTGTAAAGTTTGAAAACGAATTTAGGTTAGGAAAGTTTGCTTTAAATAATACTATATTATATCAAAACGAAAATTCTGATGGAGTAATGAATGTGCCAGATTTAACAACGAGAAACACATTATACTTTTCGTCGCATATGTTCGATAAAGCACTTTTCATGCAAACTGGGGTGACCTTAAAATACTTTACTAAGTATTATATGAATGCTTACAATCCTTTACTGGCAGAATTCTATGTTCAGAACAGTACAGAGTATGGCGATTTCCCGATGTTAGATTTCTTTATCAACTTAAAAATCCGTCAAACCAGAATTTTTGCCAAGGCCGAACATTTTAATTCTGCATTTACTGGATACAATTATTATTCGGCGCCAAATAACCCATATAGAGATTTCACGGTTCGCTTTGGGGTGGTTTGGAATTTCTTTTTATAA